The following are from one region of the Chloroflexota bacterium genome:
- the xseB gene encoding exodeoxyribonuclease VII small subunit — MPKKTSAPPNELSFEKAFAELEAIVAKLESGQLSLDEALAWFERGQALAAQCSSLLDAAELKVKQLSPGGDLEDIEPFGAEES; from the coding sequence ATGCCCAAAAAAACCTCTGCTCCGCCAAATGAACTAAGCTTTGAAAAAGCGTTCGCCGAACTGGAAGCCATCGTCGCCAAACTGGAGTCGGGCCAACTGTCGCTCGACGAGGCGCTGGCCTGGTTCGAGCGCGGGCAGGCGCTGGCCGCCCAGTGCAGTAGCTTGCTCGACGCCGCCGAACTCAAAGTAAAACAATTGTCGCCCGGCGGCGATCTGGAAGACATCGAACCCTTCGGCGCTGAGGAAAGCTGA